The following proteins come from a genomic window of Chlamydiales bacterium:
- the alaS gene encoding alanine--tRNA ligase, with protein sequence MISQELRNRFLQYFKNKGHTLFPSSSVVPYNDPTLLFTNAGMNQFKEIFLDKGVHDDKTATSSQKCIRVGGKHNDLENVGHTNRHLTFFEMLGNFSFGEYFKKEAIAYAWEVSLGIFDYNPKNLWATVFNEDVESFELWKSYLPELRIIPMGTKENFWSMGDSGPCGPCSELYFDRGPRFGAARNPAEDPEGNRFIEFWNLVFMEFNRNSSGKMEPLPKKSIDTGAGLERVVSLKIEKESLFETDILRSLIAEIENISGQTYDFCSNLASAFRVIADHIRSLAFAIADGAQPSNTERGYVLRKILRRAVRYGRQIGLNKPFLSHLVPRLIKMMGQDFPELKAAEVKIQENLNLEEEKFLDTLKRGGNLFYQVIDQSKKLGNISGDDAFKLKDTYGFPLEELILLAKDMHLPVDIQRFKELEEEARIRSRTVQKTREQESEEPIFKEYLKKHPPCEFFGYSALTLQSVISGILREGSETASLNVGDTGCILLNQTPFYPEKGGQVGDHGLIVNGHSHFIVNDCQTPYPGIIAHYGYVKEGIIQVGDPVEAIIDSERRQKIANNHTATHLLHWALQEFLGPHVQQAGSVVEPERLRFDYHHHTPLSKKEISLIEDLINQKIRENLPVTCYEVPYSEIENKKEFKQIFSEKYGSTVRVVDIDFSKELCGGTHTSRLGNIGYFRIVKESSISAGVRRIEAATGLEAQALSRQYEEWIHEISGILHVQSKQLGLRIHQILTENQNLHQNFIQLKLKLFTMEAETLMKEMKKLDHAFFLAHANEFNTEELNQYADILMKKQPSLLLVLIGKQKEKCSLLIRVSKELILRKIHANELIKEILPLLNGKGGGKAEKAQGSGTKIENISEVFKIAYQWLERKIT encoded by the coding sequence ATGATTAGCCAAGAACTCCGTAATCGTTTTCTTCAATACTTTAAAAATAAAGGACATACTCTTTTCCCTTCTTCATCTGTTGTTCCCTATAATGATCCTACTCTCCTCTTTACCAATGCAGGAATGAATCAGTTTAAGGAGATTTTTTTAGACAAAGGGGTGCATGATGATAAAACAGCGACTTCTTCGCAAAAATGTATTCGAGTGGGAGGCAAGCATAACGATTTAGAAAATGTTGGTCATACAAATCGCCATCTCACTTTTTTTGAGATGTTAGGGAATTTCTCATTCGGAGAATATTTTAAAAAAGAAGCAATTGCCTATGCTTGGGAAGTTTCCCTTGGTATCTTCGACTATAATCCAAAAAATCTATGGGCAACAGTTTTCAATGAAGACGTAGAATCCTTTGAACTTTGGAAGAGCTATCTCCCCGAACTACGCATTATCCCTATGGGAACTAAAGAGAATTTTTGGTCGATGGGAGATAGTGGACCTTGTGGTCCCTGTTCCGAACTCTATTTCGATCGTGGACCTCGTTTTGGAGCGGCACGTAACCCAGCCGAAGATCCCGAGGGGAATCGTTTTATAGAATTTTGGAATCTCGTCTTTATGGAATTCAATCGGAATAGTTCTGGAAAGATGGAGCCTCTGCCAAAAAAATCTATTGATACTGGAGCTGGATTAGAGAGGGTTGTTTCTCTAAAAATAGAAAAGGAGTCTCTTTTTGAAACCGATATTCTCCGCTCCTTAATCGCAGAGATAGAAAATATCTCAGGCCAAACATATGACTTTTGCTCTAATTTAGCCTCAGCATTTCGAGTGATTGCTGACCATATTCGATCTCTTGCATTTGCCATCGCTGATGGCGCTCAACCAAGTAATACTGAGCGAGGCTACGTTCTACGTAAGATTCTGCGTCGCGCTGTACGTTATGGCCGACAAATAGGACTAAATAAGCCTTTTCTTAGTCATTTGGTGCCACGTTTAATCAAAATGATGGGTCAGGATTTCCCTGAACTGAAAGCAGCTGAAGTTAAAATTCAAGAAAATTTAAACTTAGAAGAAGAGAAATTTTTAGATACACTAAAAAGAGGAGGTAACCTCTTCTATCAAGTGATTGATCAATCAAAAAAATTGGGAAACATTTCAGGAGATGATGCTTTCAAACTGAAAGATACCTATGGCTTTCCCTTAGAGGAATTAATCTTATTAGCAAAAGATATGCATCTTCCTGTCGATATTCAACGATTTAAGGAACTAGAAGAAGAAGCAAGAATACGATCTCGGACCGTTCAAAAAACGAGAGAGCAGGAATCTGAAGAACCCATCTTTAAAGAGTACCTTAAAAAACACCCTCCCTGTGAATTCTTTGGCTACTCAGCACTAACCTTACAGAGTGTTATTAGTGGAATTCTCCGTGAGGGAAGCGAAACTGCTTCTCTTAATGTTGGTGATACAGGATGCATTTTGCTAAATCAAACGCCTTTTTATCCAGAAAAAGGAGGACAAGTTGGAGATCATGGATTGATCGTCAATGGCCATAGCCACTTCATTGTCAATGATTGTCAAACTCCCTATCCCGGAATTATTGCCCATTATGGATATGTAAAAGAGGGAATTATACAAGTCGGAGACCCTGTAGAAGCTATCATCGATTCTGAAAGACGACAAAAAATTGCGAATAACCATACAGCCACTCACCTTCTTCATTGGGCCTTACAAGAGTTTCTTGGCCCCCATGTTCAACAGGCAGGCTCAGTTGTTGAACCAGAGCGATTGCGTTTTGATTATCATCATCACACACCACTTTCAAAAAAAGAGATCTCTCTTATTGAAGATCTGATAAATCAGAAAATTCGAGAAAATCTTCCTGTAACGTGTTACGAAGTGCCCTACAGCGAAATAGAAAACAAGAAAGAATTTAAACAGATTTTTAGTGAAAAATATGGATCTACTGTCCGTGTAGTAGATATCGATTTTTCCAAAGAGTTATGCGGAGGAACACATACTTCTCGATTGGGGAATATTGGGTATTTTCGCATTGTAAAAGAAAGCAGTATCTCTGCAGGAGTGAGGCGGATTGAAGCTGCCACTGGTCTAGAAGCTCAAGCCTTATCTCGACAATATGAGGAATGGATTCACGAAATTAGTGGCATACTTCATGTACAATCTAAACAGCTTGGATTACGTATTCATCAGATTCTTACTGAGAATCAGAACTTACATCAGAATTTCATCCAACTTAAACTCAAACTATTTACAATGGAAGCCGAAACCTTGATGAAAGAGATGAAAAAATTGGATCATGCCTTTTTCTTAGCTCATGCAAATGAGTTCAACACTGAAGAACTAAACCAATACGCTGATATCTTAATGAAAAAACAACCTTCACTACTCTTAGTCCTTATTGGCAAACAAAAAGAGAAATGCTCTCTTTTAATTCGAGTTTCTAAGGAACTAATTCTAAGAAAAATACATGCTAATGAGTTAATAAAAGAAATCCTCCCTTTACTCAATGGAAAAGGAGGAGGAAAAGCTGAAAAAGCACAAGGCAGTGGGACAAAAATAGAAAACATCTCTGAAGTATTCAAAATAGCATATCAATGGCTCGAACGGAAAATTACTTAA
- the mfd gene encoding transcription-repair coupling factor, translated as MARTENYLTNPKLQTFCQQIQAAESVIIEQIWEGPKALLIALAQQHSNKHLVILTHNDHLFDNISYFSDQTPLEFPAWESLPSEEAPPSPDIVGERYRILRLIQESKSPQIILTNFHAILQKLIPPYRLDRLHLILKKGNKVPFDLLPEHLVEMGYHQSSIAADKGEFAVRGGIVDLFPVNSPDPFRIEFWDDEIVSIRKYNPISQTSISKVDEILVTPGEELQLLSQEKELATLFDYLGPNVILIFDKVEELEDKYISLQSLSKKTLGMQRKLFASLEDFPLQPRIYFTANPIEKITHITHLASNQCQFEFFNQQLTAQRWVHPFSPLNQEDPLLYLTDFTHILCLYQTVSEKQSLMNKMQAAGLSGEYMQGYLSSGFTLNEPLLALVPMAELTHRYKLRRQKQRTHYHTDPIETSILNPGEAVVHMNNGIGRYLGIEKRPNHLGIETEYMLIEYAQGGKLYVPMENANLISHYIGPTDAPPELHTLGNSRWQRVRERTQQAIIGYAEDLLKLQAERVIKGGFVYPADSELVIQFGEDFPYQETPDQLLTIQQISHDMQANQSIDRLICGDVGYGKTEIAMRIAFKVVVDGGRQVAILVPTTMLALQHFETFSERMANFPIKIGMLSRFQKPKEIKETLNAVQKGMIDILIGTHRIASSDVNFKNLGLLIIDEEQRFGVRIKEHLKKMRKEVDCLALSATPIPRTLYMSLVGARDLSVINTPPEDRLPIQSMICTHSDELIKHALMREIARNGQAYVIHNRIDSIYKIADRIRQLVPNAKIIVGHGKMSAQQLDTVFHHFKSGNADILVATSIIENGIDIPKANTILIDRADRFGLADLYQMRGRVGRWNRKAYCYFMVPDQKELSEISLKRLSALTEGGNGMKVAMHDLEIRGAGNILGTEQSGHVAAIGFQLYCKLLKKTIASLEKKTSPLFYHEVKIEFPFNARLPENYVNEISLRMEIYQRLGDVEDEEEVDLIIEELHDRFGSPPIEVSWLRCLSRIRIFAAQNHFTFIKLTKSLLVAEQIHGKQKKITKKLIFHYPHQPQEVENMLLAKLKENFPYN; from the coding sequence ATGGCTCGAACGGAAAATTACTTAACAAACCCTAAACTGCAAACATTTTGCCAACAGATTCAAGCAGCAGAGAGTGTGATTATTGAACAAATCTGGGAAGGGCCCAAAGCTCTCCTTATTGCCTTAGCACAGCAACACTCTAATAAACACCTTGTCATTCTTACACATAATGATCATCTTTTTGATAACATTTCCTATTTCTCTGACCAAACTCCACTTGAATTTCCTGCCTGGGAATCCCTACCTTCAGAGGAGGCTCCTCCGAGTCCTGATATTGTTGGAGAGCGTTATCGTATCTTGCGTCTCATTCAAGAAAGCAAATCTCCCCAAATCATCCTCACGAATTTCCATGCTATTCTTCAGAAACTCATTCCTCCCTATCGTCTTGATAGACTGCATCTAATCTTAAAAAAGGGAAACAAAGTTCCTTTTGATCTCCTCCCCGAACATCTTGTAGAAATGGGATATCATCAATCTTCTATTGCGGCTGATAAGGGAGAATTTGCTGTACGTGGGGGAATTGTTGATCTCTTTCCAGTCAACTCCCCTGATCCTTTTCGGATTGAATTTTGGGATGATGAAATTGTCTCAATTCGCAAATATAATCCAATCAGCCAAACCTCTATCAGTAAAGTTGATGAAATCCTAGTCACACCAGGTGAAGAACTCCAATTATTATCACAAGAAAAAGAGCTTGCAACACTGTTTGATTACTTAGGACCCAATGTAATTCTCATCTTTGATAAGGTCGAAGAACTGGAAGATAAGTATATCTCTTTGCAAAGCCTCAGCAAAAAGACATTAGGGATGCAAAGAAAGCTATTTGCTTCATTAGAGGATTTTCCCTTACAACCTAGAATATATTTCACAGCAAATCCCATCGAGAAAATCACCCATATCACACATTTAGCATCAAATCAATGCCAATTTGAATTTTTTAATCAACAGTTAACTGCTCAAAGATGGGTCCACCCTTTTTCTCCTCTTAATCAAGAAGATCCTCTCCTATATCTCACCGATTTTACACATATTCTTTGTCTTTACCAAACTGTATCAGAAAAACAATCCCTTATGAATAAAATGCAAGCTGCTGGCCTCAGTGGGGAGTATATGCAAGGGTATCTTTCCTCTGGTTTTACTCTAAATGAACCTTTATTGGCTCTTGTGCCAATGGCAGAATTGACTCATCGCTACAAACTGCGTCGTCAAAAACAACGTACCCATTACCATACGGATCCCATTGAAACCTCTATTTTAAATCCAGGAGAAGCGGTTGTCCATATGAATAATGGGATTGGCCGTTATTTAGGAATTGAAAAACGGCCAAATCATTTGGGCATTGAGACTGAATATATGCTCATTGAATATGCTCAAGGAGGAAAACTGTATGTTCCAATGGAAAATGCCAACCTTATCTCTCATTATATTGGCCCTACTGATGCTCCTCCTGAACTACATACGCTTGGAAATAGTCGATGGCAACGCGTCCGCGAGCGTACCCAACAAGCCATTATCGGATATGCGGAAGATTTATTAAAACTCCAGGCTGAACGAGTCATCAAAGGAGGATTTGTCTATCCTGCTGATAGCGAACTTGTCATACAATTTGGGGAGGATTTCCCCTATCAAGAAACACCAGATCAATTACTGACTATTCAACAGATCTCCCACGACATGCAAGCCAACCAATCAATTGATCGTCTCATCTGTGGGGATGTAGGGTATGGAAAAACGGAAATTGCCATGCGGATCGCATTTAAAGTGGTAGTCGATGGAGGGCGACAAGTGGCTATTTTAGTTCCTACGACTATGCTTGCTCTTCAGCATTTTGAAACTTTTTCTGAGAGAATGGCAAATTTTCCAATTAAAATTGGGATGCTCTCTCGTTTCCAGAAACCTAAAGAGATCAAAGAGACATTGAATGCGGTACAAAAAGGGATGATTGACATCCTAATTGGCACTCATCGCATTGCAAGTAGTGATGTAAATTTTAAAAATTTAGGTCTATTGATCATTGATGAAGAGCAGCGATTTGGTGTTCGTATAAAAGAACATCTAAAGAAAATGCGTAAAGAAGTAGATTGTCTTGCTCTTTCAGCTACTCCTATTCCACGCACACTCTATATGTCTTTAGTTGGTGCACGTGATCTTTCAGTGATCAACACCCCACCTGAAGATCGTCTACCAATTCAATCGATGATTTGTACCCATTCCGATGAATTAATTAAGCATGCCCTAATGAGAGAGATTGCACGCAATGGACAAGCCTATGTTATTCATAACCGTATCGATTCCATCTACAAAATAGCTGACCGAATTCGTCAGCTTGTTCCTAATGCAAAAATTATTGTTGGTCATGGAAAGATGAGTGCTCAGCAGCTTGACACTGTATTTCATCACTTTAAGTCTGGCAATGCTGATATTCTAGTCGCGACCTCAATTATTGAAAATGGGATCGATATTCCTAAAGCCAACACAATTTTGATAGATCGAGCAGATAGATTTGGCTTAGCTGATCTTTATCAAATGCGTGGCCGAGTTGGGCGATGGAATCGCAAGGCATATTGTTACTTTATGGTACCTGATCAAAAGGAATTAAGTGAGATCTCTCTTAAACGTCTTTCTGCCCTGACAGAAGGAGGGAATGGAATGAAAGTTGCTATGCATGACCTAGAAATTCGTGGAGCAGGAAACATCCTTGGCACGGAGCAATCAGGACATGTCGCAGCTATCGGCTTTCAGCTTTACTGTAAGTTATTAAAAAAAACCATTGCTTCTTTAGAAAAAAAGACCTCACCGCTCTTTTACCATGAAGTCAAAATTGAATTTCCTTTCAATGCACGCTTACCAGAAAATTATGTTAATGAAATTTCACTACGTATGGAAATCTATCAACGTTTAGGGGATGTAGAAGATGAGGAAGAAGTTGACTTAATCATTGAAGAGCTTCATGACCGTTTTGGATCTCCTCCAATAGAAGTCAGTTGGCTTCGGTGTTTAAGTCGGATACGCATCTTTGCGGCTCAAAATCATTTTACTTTTATTAAACTTACCAAATCTCTTCTTGTTGCTGAACAAATTCATGGTAAACAGAAAAAAATTACAAAAAAACTCATCTTTCACTATCCACATCAACCTCAGGAGGTCGAAAATATGCTCTTAGCAAAACTTAAAGAAAACTTTCCCTACAACTAG